A window of the Mesorhizobium opportunistum WSM2075 genome harbors these coding sequences:
- a CDS encoding acyltransferase family protein, which yields MAQQKITFGGVDILRFLAAVLVMVYHYGFWVWAYPDGISAQATGGVPQQPAIGAWVESGWVGVEIFFVISGFVIAFSAENSTPLRFFEARVKRLAPAVWICAPVAAVLLLAIGLSWPTDAVVRLVRTGLFAPYGPWVDSVYWTLGIEIAFYAIVWVLLRLGRFHLMEAVAIAIGLVSTLFWCLYYPLGWSDFAETRWLQLVLVHHGCFFAVGVLLWLMRFKALTPSRLGFCLLFLGGGVLQIASSVDVHSIKVGAVMPYAPPILIFLVAIALMALSLRLQLSWTGWRRIGLMTYPLYLIHDVIGAAMLGSMVRAGLPYLLSMVTVAATMIAASWLVATEAEPRVRQLLDYTVFRYRLKAA from the coding sequence ATGGCTCAGCAGAAAATTACATTTGGCGGCGTCGACATCCTGCGGTTTCTCGCCGCCGTGCTGGTCATGGTCTACCATTATGGCTTCTGGGTGTGGGCCTATCCCGACGGCATCTCGGCGCAGGCCACGGGCGGCGTTCCCCAGCAGCCGGCGATAGGCGCCTGGGTCGAGTCCGGCTGGGTCGGCGTCGAGATATTCTTCGTCATCAGTGGCTTCGTCATCGCCTTCAGCGCGGAGAATTCGACGCCGCTGCGGTTCTTCGAGGCGAGGGTCAAAAGGCTGGCGCCGGCGGTCTGGATCTGCGCGCCGGTCGCCGCCGTGCTGCTGCTCGCCATCGGCCTGAGCTGGCCAACCGATGCGGTGGTCAGGCTGGTCCGCACCGGCCTGTTCGCGCCTTATGGCCCGTGGGTGGACAGCGTCTACTGGACGCTCGGCATCGAGATCGCCTTCTACGCCATCGTCTGGGTGCTGCTGCGGCTCGGCCGCTTCCACCTTATGGAGGCGGTCGCCATCGCCATCGGCCTGGTCAGCACGCTGTTCTGGTGCCTCTACTACCCGCTCGGCTGGTCCGACTTCGCCGAAACGCGCTGGCTGCAGCTCGTCCTGGTGCATCATGGCTGCTTCTTCGCGGTGGGCGTGCTGCTCTGGCTGATGCGGTTCAAGGCACTGACGCCGTCGCGCCTTGGCTTCTGCCTGCTGTTCCTTGGCGGCGGCGTGCTGCAGATCGCCAGTTCGGTCGACGTTCACAGCATCAAGGTCGGGGCCGTGATGCCCTATGCGCCACCGATCCTGATCTTCCTCGTCGCCATCGCCCTGATGGCGTTGTCGCTGCGGCTTCAGCTCTCCTGGACTGGCTGGCGCCGCATCGGCCTGATGACCTACCCGCTCTATCTGATCCACGACGTCATCGGCGCGGCGATGCTTGGCTCCATGGTGCGCGCCGGATTGCCCTATCTCCTGTCGATGGTGACGGTCGCCGCGACCATGATCGCGGCAAGCTGGCTGGTGGCGACCGAGGCGGAACCGCGTGTCCGGCAGCTGCTCGACTACACCGTTTTCCGCTACCGGTTGAAGGCCGCGTAG